One Ostrea edulis chromosome 2, xbOstEdul1.1, whole genome shotgun sequence genomic region harbors:
- the LOC125680550 gene encoding location of vulva defective 1-like codes for MVKVLKYFEPLTIAYLIYISTNFVVTEVWTTGLKRQNGLRMKDHVLESITGLGYIMCIRECRNRGNCVSISYNRQGLICELYWSGVHTESDRSKILTDPLFTYVDMTDVPSSLTPECLSTTNCGPTKAKCVQLKSRRTVCIDPVITTVGSTTVAPVTTQHVTSVTTQPVTSVTTQPVTVTSATTQPVTSATTQPVKLVTTQPVTLVTTQPVTSVSKESMSTVSTETHPSTPSISTLSTTSTCPALYTRSENNKFCISLEQTQMSRDKAKYECQKTANSSLLLIESEETQNDVSTFLANHINSNFPEKELWIDGTYNDQASEWSSSSGPLTFVNWKSNASPKKNKNCILLTISNGKWKPSDCTKQNYFLCQIHIT; via the exons ATGGTAAAAGTTCTGAAATATTTTGAGCCTTTGACAATAGCTTACTTGATATACATATCAACGAATTTCGTAGTTACGGAAGTTTGGACTACGGGACTGAAGCGACAGAATGGCCTGAGGATGAAGGACCATGTGTTGGAGTCTATCACTGGCTTAGGGTACATAATGTGTATAAGAGAATGTAGAAATCGAGGGAATTGTGTGTCTATCAGCTATAACAGACAAGGACTAATTTGTGAATTATACTGGAGTGGTGTTCACACGGAGAGTGATAGATCTAAGATTTTAACAGACCCGCTCTTCACATATGTAGACATGACAGACGTTCCATCT AGTTTAACTCCTGAATGCTTATCGACGACAAACTGTGGACCAACGAAGGCAAAATGTGTGCAGCTGAAGAGCAGACGGACAGTCTGCATCGATCCAG ttatcACAACAGTGGGATCAACAACAGTCGCGCCAGTCACTACGCAACATGTGACATCAGTCACTACGCAACCTGTGACATCAGTCACTACGCAACCTGTGACTGTGACATCAGCCACTACGCAACCTGTGACATCAGCCACTACACAACCTGTGAAATTAGTCACTACGCAACCTGTGACATTAGTCACTACGCAACCTGTGACATCAGTTTCCAAAGAATCTATGTCGACGGTATCAACTGAAACACACCCGTCAACTCCATCTATTTCAACTTTGTCTACAACATCCACGTGCCCTGCGCTGTACACCAGGAGCGAGAACAACAAGTTTTGTATTTCGCTAGAGCAAACACAAATGTCACGCGACAAAGCTAAATACGAATGCCAAAAGACAGCCAATAGTTCATTACTGTTAATAGAATCAGAAGAAACACAGAATGAtgtttccactttcctggcaaATCACATAAACTCCA ATTTTCCAGAGAAAGAGCTGTGGATAGACGGTACATATAATGACCAGGCATCAGAATGGTCGTCATCATCAGGCCCTCTAACATTTGTAAACTGGAAATCTAATGCTTCAccgaagaaaaacaaaaattgtatctTATTGACGATTAGTAACGGGAAATGGAAACCTTCTGATTGTACCAAACAGAACTATTTTCTGTGTCAGATACACATTACATAG